The genomic segment CGGTGTAGTAGTTGCGCCCCGATTTGGCGCCGTCGCAGCCGCCGACCAGGAAGAAGTGACGGATAGCGCCGGCCTTGACCGCATCAATCACCTTGTCGGCGACGCCAAGGACGGCGTTGTGGCCGAAGCCGGTGAGAATTTCCTGACCGGGGTTCTCATCAAAGCCTTTACCTTCCAGGGCTTTGTTGATGACAGCGGAAAAATCCCAGCCGTCAACGTGTTTGACGTCCGGCCACTGCACCAAACCCCAGGTGAAGAGGCGATCTTTGTAGCTGTCGGCCGGCTTCTGGATGCAGTTGGTGTTGAAGATGATGGCGCCGGGAAAGTTGACGAACTCCTTGGCCTGATCCTGCCAGGCGCCGCCGAAATTGCCGGCCAGGTGAGCGTACTTTTTCAGACCGGGATAGCCGTGGGCAGGGAGCATCTCGCCGTGGGTGTAGATATTGATCCCTTTGCCCTCGGTCTGCTTGAGCAGCTCTTCGAGCATGCGCAGATCGTGGCCGGTGACGAGGATGGCCTTGCCCGCCTTGGTACCGAGTTGGACCGGGGTGGGCACAGGGTGACCGTAGCGGTCGGTGTGCGCCTTGTTGAGCAGCTCCATGGTGACCAGGTTGATGCGGCCGCACTCCATGGCGAGGCCGACGAAATCCATCAGACCGAGGCTCGGGTCGAGAGTGGCAGCAAGCGCCTTGTGAGTGAAGGCATAGATTTCGTCGTTCTCGGAGCCGAGGGTGAGGGCATGGTCGGCATAGGCGGCGTACCCCTTGATGCCGTAGATGATGATCTCCTGCACGCTCTTGACGTCGGCGTCGATGCTGTCGCTCTTGAGCCCGTGCGCTTCACCCTGCTGGATCAGACCGGCAAGGTCGGCGGCCGGCTGCCACTGGGCGGCGGCGGGGATGGTGCCACTGACCGGGCCGGCAAGGACTTTGGCCTTATCCTTGATCGCGGCGCCCTTGCGGATGATCTGTTCGATGGCGGCGGCGTCGAAGTCGACGTTGGTGACGGTGGTGAAGAGTCCCTCGATCATGAAGCGGTCGATCCCGGAATCCTTCTTTCCCGCTTTGCGTGCCTCATTGGCCCAGAAAGCGATGCCTTTCAGGCCGTAGACGAGCAGGTCCTGCAAGGCGGCGACATCCGGCTGCTTGCCGCAGACGCCGATTTTGGTGCAGCCTGTTCCTTGGGCGGCCTGTTCACACTGGTAACAAAACATGTTCTTCTCCTTGTTGGTGGTGTGGGGTTTGTTCTTGGACATTCCCAGAAATTCCCAAATGTTTTTCATCGATGCTCCTGTCAAGGGGGCCCTTCGATGGAACCCCGGGTTGGTTTCGCGGCCAGGTAAGGTATAATTTTTTTGATTGTTGACCCTGCAGCGTGACCCCACAATACTGGTTCAGCCTGATCGCGACCTTGACCTCGGTCAAAAGAACGAAAATGTCGAAAGTTTTCAGGAGTGCTGATGTCTCTTCCCCGGCGCCGCTACTGGTTGATGAAATCGGAACCGGCATGCTTCTCCCTCGCCGACCTTGCCGCCAGCCCGAACGGCGTCAGCCACTGGGACGGCGTCCGCAATTACCAGGCCCGCAATCTCCTGCGGGATGAGATCACGGATGGCGATGGCGTTCTCTTCTACCACAGCAGCATCGCGGAGCCGGCCATTGTCGGTATCGCCCGGGTGGTCAGCAAGGGATATCCGGACTACACTGCCCTCGATCCGCGGTCCGACCATTTCGACCCGCGGGCCAGCGACGAAAATCCCATCTGGTATATGGTCGACGTGCAGTATCTCGCCACCCTGTCGCAGCCGCTGACGCGGGAAGATCTGGGCCGGCATCCAGTGCTGGCGCAGATGGAAGTGCTCAAAAAAGGGAACCGCCTTTCGGTGCAACCGGTGACCGAGGAACAGTGGCAAACGATCCTGCAATTGGCGGCAATAGCCGACCCGCTGGCGGATACGCCGCCGGGAGGAAGGAAACAATGAAGAAATTTTTTCGAGTGCTGAGGATCATTTCCGCCATTCTGGTGCTGCTTGTGGTGGTGTTGACCGTTGCCGCCAGGATTCTGATCACCCCCGAAAGGATACGGGCAGCCGTCCTGCCCGTGGCCAGGGAAGCCCTGCACCGTGAGGTTGAGCTTGGCGAGATCAGCATCAGCCTCTTTCGCGGCATTACCCTGCACGATCTGAACGTTCGGGAAACCGACGGCAAGGAATCGTTCATCTCTGCCGACCGGGTGCTCCTGCGCTATCAGTTCTGGCCGCTGCTCTTCAAACGGGTCGTGATCGATGAAGTCCGCCTTGACGCGCCCCGCATTCGGATCGAGCGTCTGGTCGACGGCAGTTTCAGTTTCAGCGATCTGCTGCCCGCGGATGCGGCGACTCCTGCGGCTGGGATTCCTGTGGCGCCGCCTGCGCCGTCCGAAGCATCGCCGATCGATCTGCTCGTCGCCGAGGTGGCGATCAGGGACGGGCTCGTCGTTTTCCTCGACAGGGTCGTCAACCCCACCGCCCCCCTCGAATACAAGCTCGCCGATCTCAACCTCACCGCCAGCGACATCTCGATGCAGAAGGATTTCCCTGTCTCTCTGCAGGCCGGAATCAATGGCTCTCCTTTGGAGATCACCGGCAGGGTCAATGCTGCCAGCCGCAGCGGGCAGGCCAGCGTGCGTCTCGACGACCTGGACGTGACGGTTTTTTCTCCCTATTTCGCCGCGCAGCTGCCGGGCAAACTCGGTTCACTCAAACTAAAACTTGATCTGACGGCCGACGGCAATGCCGAGGGGGTTGCATCCAGCGGCCGCATCGAAATGAAACAGATCGACCTGGTTCTCGACGCGCTGAAAGATGCCCCGCTGCGCGGCGCCAGTGCCTCACTCGATTACCGGCTCAAAGTTGATCTGGTTCAGAAGCGGCTGGCCATCGATGAGGCGAAGGCGGCTTTCAACGGCATACCGCTGCTGATCACTGGTACCATCGAGAATTACGCGGTGGCGCCGGCCATCGATCTGAAGGCCACCATCGCCGACCTCGACCTGCGCCAGGCGATAGCCGCGATTCCGGCTGCGCTGGTGCAGGATGTGAAGGGTATGGACCCAGCCGGCACGGTCAATCTCACCGCGCATCTGGCCGGACCGGTGGACAAGGGGGTCGGACTGCTGCGCGAGGCAGAGATCCGCCTCAATGGCATCCAGGCCAATGTTGGCGGCCTGCGCCCGGCCCTCAGCGGTCAGCTAAGTGTGCGGGGCGACACTCTTGACTCCCGCGACCTGAGTGTGGTTGCGGGGGATAACCGGGCAGCAATCGAGCTCAAGGCAAGCAATCTCTTTGGCCGGCCGATCACCGTCAGTAGCCGGATCACCTCGGAGCGGTTCAATCTCGAACCGTTGCTGCAGGAGACGGCGACTCCGGTCGGGACGGCGTCGACGCTGCAACCGAAGGTTCCTGCAGCGACGCCGGTTGAACTCGGACCCTTCGATCTGCCGCTGCGGGCCGACGGCAGTCTCCAGATCGGGCAGGCATTTTACAAGGGGGTGGCGGTCGACAATTTCGACCTGCACTATCTTCTCGAGAAGAATGTATTGACTGTCGACCGGTTGAGTGGAAAGGTGGCCGGCGGCAGTTTCAACCAGACGGTCCGGATCGACCTGACAAAGAAAGGTCTGGATTATTCAACCCGGCTTGCTCTCAAGGACGTGCAGGCCGAGCCGCTGGTCAATGCCTTTGTCCCGAAGGCAGCCGGCACCGTTTTCGGGGAACTGAGTCTGAATGCCGATTTTAACGGCCGCGGCACACTGCCGGAGACGCTGAAGCGCAACCTTTCCGGCAACGGCGGCTTTCAGATTGAGGACGGCAAGCTGACCGGTGCCGGCCTGGTAAAGGGTCTCGCCGATTTCGTCAATCTCGAGGAGTTGCGGACGCTCAGCTTTCGGCGGGCGAAGGGTAGCTTTACCGTAACCAATGGCAAGGTGAGTCTGAACAGCGATTTTTCCGGCAGCGATGTGCGTTTCGCACCATTGGGGACGGTCGGTCTGGATGGCGACCTCGATATCGCTCTCGACCTGCGTCTCTCACCGGCACTGACGGGCAAGTTGGACCGGCGCGGCAATGTCGCCCAGTTCTTTACCGATGCCGAGGGGTGGGGACAGCTTCCGCTCAAGGCAAAGGGTACGATTGGCGCCCCCCGGTTTGCTCTGGACAGTTCCGCCGTCAAGGGCAAGGTCAAGGAGAAGGCCCGCGAGGAGATCGAAAAAAAGCTGCAGGAAAAGGTTCTCGACAAACTGGCGCCGAAGGAAGGGGAGGAGGGTTCCCGGGAGCCGGCCAAACAGATGCTCGAAGAAGGCCTGAAGAAACTCCTCGGGCGTTGACATGCGGTTTCTCTTTGTGCTACAGGTGGCAAAAAAACAAGGGAGTTGAGTGGTATGACAGGTTTGGAGGATTTCAGCGGGTTCGAAGTGATCCGGGCGGCCATGGAAGTTGAAAAGAATGGCCACCGTTTTTATGCCGCCATGGTACAGAAAGCCAAGAGTCAGCTGGCCAGGGAGATTTTCACCTGGCTTGCCCAGGATGAAGTGCAGCACCTGAAGACCCTCGAACAGCTTGTCCCCAAATACGAGGAAGGGTCCTTCTGGGAAGAGGAAGAGCAGTTTCTGCCCTATCTGCGCCGTTTTTCCGACAGCGAGATATTCCCCTCTCCCGAGCGTCTTGAGGCAGTTCTGCAGAAGGAGGACTCCGACCTCGAAGCATTCGACCTGGCCATCGAGGCCGAAGAGAAGTTTGCCGAGTATTTTCACGTTGCGGCGAAGAATGCCCGGTCTGCCGAAGGGAAAGACGCCTTTACCTGGCTCGCCGGCGAAGAAGACCGGCACGCGGCAGTTCTAAAAGAACGACGCAGCAAGCTTTTGGCGGTCGCAGCGGGATAGCGTCGCTATTACATGGGAGGAAAAGGGGCGCCTGCAGAGGCGCCTTTTTTTGTGGACAACGATAGCGGCAGGCCGGCACCCGTCGACTTGACAGCCAATAGGCACCGGTTAAAGTTGAGGTGCTGATTTTCAAAGGAACACCGGGAAAACGGCTCTGCGAACCAAAGTCGTAACAGGAGGCATGGATGAACGTGTTTGATTTTGCCATCAAGATGGAGCTCGACGGCAAGGCATTTTACGAGAAAATGGCCAAAGGGACGAACTTAGCTGGCCTGCAGGCAATTTTCTCACAACTTGCTGCCGATGAGCAGAAGCACTACGAAATTTTCCTGGCCCTGAAAAGCCAGACCCAGGCGACGGCCATGGAGGACACGACGGTTCTCGAGCAGGCAAGGAATGTTTTCGAAGTGCTTCTGGAACAGAAGGAGACCCTCGGTCCCATCCAGGGGGACCTGGAAGGATACCGCTACGCCATGAAGGTCGAGGCGGACAGCTTCCGACTCTACGAGGACGCCGCGCAAAAAGAAAGGAACCCGGATGTGAAGAACCTCCTGCTGCGCATTGCCGGCGAGGAGCGCAAGCACTTCTCCATCCTGCAGAACATCCTCGACTTCGTCAACGCCCCAAATCAGTATCTTGCCTGGGGCGAGTTCAGCAACATCGACGAATTCCGCCAGTTCGGTCGCGACGTTGATTGATAGGACATGAGCCGGTCATTCCAGGGGCCGAATCATGATCCTGATCGACGGAGCTGCGGGAGAGGGTGGGGGGCAGGTTTTGCGCAGTGCCCTGACCCTCTCTCTGCTGACCGGCACACCCTTCAAGATTGTGCACATCCGGGCTCGCCGCCATAAGCCTGGCCTGATGGCTCAACACCTGCAGGCCGTCGCGGCAGCCGCGGCAGTGGGAAGCGCTCGCGTCGAAGGGGCGCATCCGGGTTCCACAACCCTCGTTTTTGTACCGACCACCATACGGCCTGGCCATTACCGTTTCGAGATCGGCACGGCCGGCTCAACCTCCCTGGTGCTGCAGACCGTCCTTCTCCCTCTGGTTTTTGCCCGCGGTCCTTCAACCATCGAAATCACCGGCGGCACGCATGTCGCCTGGAGTCCCTGCTTTCATTATCTTGACCTGCATTGGCTGCCGTATCTGCGCGAGATGGGGTTGGCCGTTGAACTGGCGCTGGTCCGGGCCGGCTTCTACCCGCGCGGTGGCGGCCAGGTCACAGCCCGCATCCGGCCCGCCGAAATTCTGCGGGGCCTGTCACTGGTCGAACGCGGCCGACTCAGGAGGATTTTTTGCCTCTCGGCCGTCGGCAATCTGGAGCAGAGCGTGGCGGAGCGGCAGAGCTGTGCGGCACTTCCACGGCTGGCAGGCCTGACGGCGCAAGTCGAGTCCCGAAATATCTCCCTGCCCTCGGTCGGAAAGGGGACGGTATGTCTCATACTGGCCGAATTCGAGCGAACAAGGTGCTGTTACTATGCCTTGGGGGAGCGGGGAAAACCGGCGGAACGAGTCGCTGAGGAAGCAGTGGATGCTTTTCTTGCCTTTCTGGATACCGACGGGGCGATTGACGAATTCCTTGCCGACCAGCTACTTCTCCCCCTGGCCCTCGCCCAGGGCGCCTCAGAGTTGCGCACGGCCAGGGTGAGCCAGCATCTGCTCACCAACGCCGAAGTCATTCGCCGGTTTCTTTCGGCCAGGATTGAAATCATCGGCAGTCCCGGCAAGGCAGGCCTGGTTCGCGTCCAGGGAAATCCGGCTGCCGTAGCAGCAGGCTCATAGCTCCTGGCTCATGGTTCTTGCTGCGAGCCACGAACGATGAGCCAAGAGCTATCGCTTCAGCGGATGTAAGCCTCAGTTACGTAGCGCCGCATCATCACATGGGTATTGAAGTAATAGGCGTTCTTGCCGATGGCGCTCTTCATGATCCGGATCCATTCCGGGCGGTTGTCGTAGTAGGTGGGGATGATCACCTTCTCCAGCTTGTCGTAGAGATCGGCGGCGTCGGCTACCGAATGATTTTCACTGGTCGAAGTCTCGGTCGGAGGTGGTCCGATCGACCAGCCGGTCACTCCCTCGATATGCCCTTCGATCCACCAACCATCGAGTACGCTGAAGTTCGGCACGCCGTTGAGGGCCGCTTTCATGCCGCTGGTGCCGGAGGCTTCGAGGGGCCGCAGCGGATTGTTCAGCCAGAGATCGACACCCGGGATCAGACGGTAGGCGACATCCAGATTATAGTTTTTCAAATAGACGATTCTGACCCTGTCGCGCAGCTGCCTCGACTGCTGCACGATCCGCTGGATGACAATTTTCCCCGCCTCGTCCCGAGGATGGGCCTTGCCGCCGAAAACCAGCTGAATCTTTCCCTTGCCGATGTGCAGCAGCCGCTCGATGTCGGAGAGGATCAGGTCGCCTCGCTTGTAAGCCGCCGCGCGCCGGGCAAAGCCGATGGTCAGTATGTCATGGTCGAACTGCTCGCCGGTGGTTTCCTCGATGTACTGAAAAAGATAGGCCTTGGCCCCGCAGTGAGCATCCCAGATTTCCTCGTCAGGAATAATGTCGACGCGCACCAGCAACTCGGGTTCGTTGGCCCAGCCTGGCAAATAGCGATCGTAGAGAGTGACGAAAAAAGCGGAAGCCCAGGTGAAGGGATGAATGCCGTTGGTGATGGCATGTATCTCGAAACCGGGGAAAAGGTTCTTGGAGATCTCGCCGTGTTTTTTTGCGACTCCGTTCACGTAGCGTGAGAGTTGGAGAGCCAGCATGGTCATGTTCAGTTCCTCTTTCCCCCCCAACTCGCGCAGCAGGCTGATCGGCACTACTTCGCCCATGATCCCTTCGACCATGTCGTAAGAAAAGTGGTCATGCCCCGCTTTGACCGGGGTGTGGGTAGTAAAGACACAATGCTCCATGACCTGGGCGGTGTTCCAGGAAGCGCGCTCGTCCCAGGTATCCTCCAGTGGCCGACGGAAACGATTGAGCAGTTCAAGAGTCAGCAGGCTCGCGTGCCCTTCGTTCATGTGATATTTGCGGATGGTGAAGCCGAGAGCCTCGAGAATTCGGGCACCGCCCAGGCCGAGCACGATTTCCTGTTTCAATCGGCAGGCATGGTCGCCCCCGTAGAGATGATCGGTAATGCGGCGGTCTTCAACGGCGTTGCCGGCGATATCGACGTCGAGAAAGAGAACCGGCACTTCACCGCCGGTGGGGCTTTTTACCGGGTAAAGCCAGGACTGCACCATGACATCCCGATTTTCGATGGTGACCAGGGTCTTGACCGGCAGCAGCTCCATATACGCGTCCGGATGCCATTCGACCGGAAATTCCAGTTGCCATCCGTCGGGGTCGAGGTCCTGGCGGAAATATCCTTTGCGACTGGCCAGAGTGACGCCAACCATCGGCAGCTTGAGGTCGGCTGCACTCTTGATGGTATCTCCGGCCAGGACGCCGAGTCCGCCGCTGTAGGTCGGGATATCGTTCGACAGGCCGATTTCCATGGAAAAGTAGGCAATTTTCGGTTCGCGGAGGTATCGCTTCCAGTCGATCTTCATAACTTCCCTTGCTTGAACGGGATGCGTGGTGGATCAAGACAGGCGGTGTGTTTATGCGCCGGATATTGTTAATGCAAAGGCGCCTCTTCGACTCCCTGCAACAGGTAATCCGCTTCG from the Desulfuromonadales bacterium genome contains:
- a CDS encoding ferritin family protein, giving the protein MTGLEDFSGFEVIRAAMEVEKNGHRFYAAMVQKAKSQLAREIFTWLAQDEVQHLKTLEQLVPKYEEGSFWEEEEQFLPYLRRFSDSEIFPSPERLEAVLQKEDSDLEAFDLAIEAEEKFAEYFHVAAKNARSAEGKDAFTWLAGEEDRHAAVLKERRSKLLAVAAG
- a CDS encoding EVE domain-containing protein, translated to MSLPRRRYWLMKSEPACFSLADLAASPNGVSHWDGVRNYQARNLLRDEITDGDGVLFYHSSIAEPAIVGIARVVSKGYPDYTALDPRSDHFDPRASDENPIWYMVDVQYLATLSQPLTREDLGRHPVLAQMEVLKKGNRLSVQPVTEEQWQTILQLAAIADPLADTPPGGRKQ
- the glgP gene encoding alpha-glucan family phosphorylase, with amino-acid sequence MKIDWKRYLREPKIAYFSMEIGLSNDIPTYSGGLGVLAGDTIKSAADLKLPMVGVTLASRKGYFRQDLDPDGWQLEFPVEWHPDAYMELLPVKTLVTIENRDVMVQSWLYPVKSPTGGEVPVLFLDVDIAGNAVEDRRITDHLYGGDHACRLKQEIVLGLGGARILEALGFTIRKYHMNEGHASLLTLELLNRFRRPLEDTWDERASWNTAQVMEHCVFTTHTPVKAGHDHFSYDMVEGIMGEVVPISLLRELGGKEELNMTMLALQLSRYVNGVAKKHGEISKNLFPGFEIHAITNGIHPFTWASAFFVTLYDRYLPGWANEPELLVRVDIIPDEEIWDAHCGAKAYLFQYIEETTGEQFDHDILTIGFARRAAAYKRGDLILSDIERLLHIGKGKIQLVFGGKAHPRDEAGKIVIQRIVQQSRQLRDRVRIVYLKNYNLDVAYRLIPGVDLWLNNPLRPLEASGTSGMKAALNGVPNFSVLDGWWIEGHIEGVTGWSIGPPPTETSTSENHSVADAADLYDKLEKVIIPTYYDNRPEWIRIMKSAIGKNAYYFNTHVMMRRYVTEAYIR
- the rtcA gene encoding RNA 3'-terminal phosphate cyclase, with protein sequence MILIDGAAGEGGGQVLRSALTLSLLTGTPFKIVHIRARRHKPGLMAQHLQAVAAAAAVGSARVEGAHPGSTTLVFVPTTIRPGHYRFEIGTAGSTSLVLQTVLLPLVFARGPSTIEITGGTHVAWSPCFHYLDLHWLPYLREMGLAVELALVRAGFYPRGGGQVTARIRPAEILRGLSLVERGRLRRIFCLSAVGNLEQSVAERQSCAALPRLAGLTAQVESRNISLPSVGKGTVCLILAEFERTRCCYYALGERGKPAERVAEEAVDAFLAFLDTDGAIDEFLADQLLLPLALAQGASELRTARVSQHLLTNAEVIRRFLSARIEIIGSPGKAGLVRVQGNPAAVAAGS
- a CDS encoding ferritin family protein, translated to MNVFDFAIKMELDGKAFYEKMAKGTNLAGLQAIFSQLAADEQKHYEIFLALKSQTQATAMEDTTVLEQARNVFEVLLEQKETLGPIQGDLEGYRYAMKVEADSFRLYEDAAQKERNPDVKNLLLRIAGEERKHFSILQNILDFVNAPNQYLAWGEFSNIDEFRQFGRDVD
- a CDS encoding AsmA family protein, whose protein sequence is MKKFFRVLRIISAILVLLVVVLTVAARILITPERIRAAVLPVAREALHREVELGEISISLFRGITLHDLNVRETDGKESFISADRVLLRYQFWPLLFKRVVIDEVRLDAPRIRIERLVDGSFSFSDLLPADAATPAAGIPVAPPAPSEASPIDLLVAEVAIRDGLVVFLDRVVNPTAPLEYKLADLNLTASDISMQKDFPVSLQAGINGSPLEITGRVNAASRSGQASVRLDDLDVTVFSPYFAAQLPGKLGSLKLKLDLTADGNAEGVASSGRIEMKQIDLVLDALKDAPLRGASASLDYRLKVDLVQKRLAIDEAKAAFNGIPLLITGTIENYAVAPAIDLKATIADLDLRQAIAAIPAALVQDVKGMDPAGTVNLTAHLAGPVDKGVGLLREAEIRLNGIQANVGGLRPALSGQLSVRGDTLDSRDLSVVAGDNRAAIELKASNLFGRPITVSSRITSERFNLEPLLQETATPVGTASTLQPKVPAATPVELGPFDLPLRADGSLQIGQAFYKGVAVDNFDLHYLLEKNVLTVDRLSGKVAGGSFNQTVRIDLTKKGLDYSTRLALKDVQAEPLVNAFVPKAAGTVFGELSLNADFNGRGTLPETLKRNLSGNGGFQIEDGKLTGAGLVKGLADFVNLEELRTLSFRRAKGSFTVTNGKVSLNSDFSGSDVRFAPLGTVGLDGDLDIALDLRLSPALTGKLDRRGNVAQFFTDAEGWGQLPLKAKGTIGAPRFALDSSAVKGKVKEKAREEIEKKLQEKVLDKLAPKEGEEGSREPAKQMLEEGLKKLLGR
- the hcp gene encoding hydroxylamine reductase — encoded protein: MKNIWEFLGMSKNKPHTTNKEKNMFCYQCEQAAQGTGCTKIGVCGKQPDVAALQDLLVYGLKGIAFWANEARKAGKKDSGIDRFMIEGLFTTVTNVDFDAAAIEQIIRKGAAIKDKAKVLAGPVSGTIPAAAQWQPAADLAGLIQQGEAHGLKSDSIDADVKSVQEIIIYGIKGYAAYADHALTLGSENDEIYAFTHKALAATLDPSLGLMDFVGLAMECGRINLVTMELLNKAHTDRYGHPVPTPVQLGTKAGKAILVTGHDLRMLEELLKQTEGKGINIYTHGEMLPAHGYPGLKKYAHLAGNFGGAWQDQAKEFVNFPGAIIFNTNCIQKPADSYKDRLFTWGLVQWPDVKHVDGWDFSAVINKALEGKGFDENPGQEILTGFGHNAVLGVADKVIDAVKAGAIRHFFLVGGCDGAKSGRNYYTEFVEQAPKDTVILTLACGKYRFNKLDLGDIGGIPRLLDVGQCNDAYSAIQIAVALANAFECEVNDLPLSLILSWYEQKAVAILLTLLHLGIKNIKIGPSLPAFITPNVLNFLVENFNIGPIGTAEGDLKQILG